One region of Candidatus Hydrogenedentota bacterium genomic DNA includes:
- a CDS encoding ABC transporter ATP-binding protein: IAAGLDELILKLKKTLNSTFIIVTHELESIRLVADRILMLDMGEVIFCGTLEEAAQSTNERLRQFFDRKPDAYISQRNLD; the protein is encoded by the coding sequence TATCGCCGCCGGATTAGACGAATTGATCCTTAAACTGAAGAAAACATTGAACAGCACCTTTATCATTGTGACCCACGAATTAGAATCCATTCGCCTTGTAGCCGACCGTATTCTCATGTTGGATATGGGTGAGGTGATATTTTGTGGTACATTGGAAGAAGCTGCACAATCAACGAATGAAAGGCTGCGTCAGTTTTTTGATCGGAAGCCGGATGCATATATTTCACAACGAAACTTGGATTAA
- a CDS encoding MCE family protein encodes MATPKQKFKVSIFLLFCIGIMVGGTLVVTGIYQTPGLRYWLEFEESILGLYEGGMVEYLGVPVGKVQEIHVTPNQLAHVEIMINPKKVTLHDGVQGKLVIYSIAAGTMAISLSGGNPENEPLPEFSLIPCKTSVIEAFSSQLTTILEDLSSTLKDVSVIGEKVRIQVEGLEDTTVQDIMNGVRNIVNKGDAFVSNTDTLVEETTEAVRDFRGHANTLVETISERSQDLERLFKKLESLAETYTSRGEELKVDELQQNLNKLLEQMDSTVANMETIAGDMMHKAGNVEYTLRGTLTDLGDSLESVRILVNQLKDDPSALIRGRGRIQE; translated from the coding sequence GTGGCTACACCAAAACAAAAATTTAAAGTGAGCATATTCTTGCTCTTCTGCATCGGAATTATGGTAGGAGGAACCCTGGTCGTGACGGGTATCTACCAAACACCGGGATTGCGCTATTGGCTGGAATTCGAGGAATCCATCTTGGGGCTGTACGAAGGCGGCATGGTGGAATACCTCGGCGTGCCCGTCGGCAAGGTGCAGGAAATCCACGTAACGCCCAATCAACTTGCCCATGTGGAGATCATGATTAATCCAAAAAAAGTGACGCTCCACGACGGCGTACAGGGCAAATTGGTGATCTACAGTATTGCTGCCGGTACCATGGCAATTTCCCTTTCAGGCGGCAACCCCGAGAATGAGCCTCTCCCTGAATTTAGTCTTATACCCTGCAAAACAAGCGTTATTGAAGCTTTCAGCTCACAGTTGACCACCATTCTGGAAGACTTGTCCAGCACCTTGAAAGACGTCTCTGTTATCGGCGAAAAAGTGCGTATCCAAGTGGAAGGACTTGAAGATACAACGGTACAAGATATTATGAACGGCGTCCGCAATATTGTGAATAAGGGCGATGCCTTTGTATCGAATACAGACACCTTAGTTGAAGAAACGACTGAAGCAGTTCGAGATTTCCGAGGTCATGCCAATACGCTTGTGGAAACGATTTCCGAGCGCAGCCAAGATCTTGAACGCTTGTTTAAAAAACTGGAAAGCTTGGCGGAAACCTATACGAGCCGCGGCGAAGAACTTAAGGTCGACGAATTGCAGCAAAACCTGAACAAGCTGCTCGAACAGATGGATTCCACCGTGGCGAACATGGAAACTATTGCCGGCGATATGATGCACAAAGCAGGTAATGTTGAATATACGTTAAGAGGAACGCTCACCGACTTAGGCGATTCCTTGGAAAGTGTACGCATCTTGGTAAATCAGCTAAAAGATGATCCTTCCGCGTTAATTCGCGGGCGCGGCCGTATACAGGAATAA